The genome window GATTCCTTCGGTGATTACAGGCATCTTCTTTGTGGGGCCGTTTTTATATGAAGGCTTTTTTGCCCAAGCGATTTATATTAATCCCGCGCATAATCCTTTCCCCGCGGATCATTATCATGGCGTGTTAGGTTTTACTTTACACGGTCTGTTGACTTTGCCGTTTTATTTTGCCATGGCGGGTTTGGCAACGGCTTATTATCTGTATCAAGTCAGAACGGATATTCCTGCGATGATTCAGGAAAAATTGGCCGGTGTGCATCGGGTGTTGTTGGATAAATATGGTTTTGATCGCTTTAATGATTGGTTTTTTGCGGGCGGTTCGCGGCAACTGGGACAAGGGTTGTGGCAAATTGGCGATGTGAAAATCATTGATAATGGAATGGTCAACGGCAGTGCGTCAATAGTGGCGTGGTTTGCAACGGTAATGCGGCATGTACAAACCGGTTATTTGTATCATTATGCGTTTGCCATGATTTTGGGGCTGGCTTTATTGCTGGGTCTTTTTGTCTTCTCTGGTACGGCGTAAAAGGAACATAGGATGTTTGCGGATTTACCTTTGTTAAGTCTTTTGATCTGGGTGCCGATTTTAGGCGGTATCTGGGTGTTACTGGCTGGAGATGCTTTGGCCAGACCAATTGCTTTATTGGTGTCGTTGGTGGTGTTTGTGTTGTCTTTGCCGTTGTTTTTCGCATTTGATACCACAACCGCCGCGATGCAGTTCACGGAACGTTTACCGTGGTTGCCCAAGCTGGATATTTATTATCATTTGGGAGTTGATGGGATTTCGATGCCGTTGATTCTTTTAACCAGTTTTACCACGATTTTGGTGGTGCTGGCCGCGTGGGAAGTGATCCAATATCGCGCTGCGCATTATTTGGCCGCCTTTTTGATGATGGAAGGCCTCATGATCGGCGTGTTTTCCGCTCTGGATGCCATTTTATTCTACGTGTTGTGGGAAGCCATGTTGATTCCGATGTTTATTATTATCGGGATTTGGGGCGGAGAACGCCGGGTTTATGCGACCATTAAGTTTTTCTTATATACCTTTTTGGGTTCGGTGTTTATGCTGGTGGCGTTGCTGTATTTGTATGCAAAATCAGGCAGTTTCGCTATTTTAGATCACCATGCTTTAGCCATTCCCTTAGATGTGCAAATTTGGATTTTCTTGGCGTTTCTGGTGGCGTTTGCGGTCAAAGTGCCGATGTGGCCAGTACATACGTGGTTGCCTGATGCGCATGTGGAAGCTCCCACGGGGGGTTCTGTGGTTTTGGCCGCGATTATGTTGAAAATGGGAACGTATGGCTTTTTGCGTTTTAGTTTGCCCATTACGCCCGATGCCAGCCGAGAATTAGATTGGTTGATGATTGTTTTATCGCTGATCGCGGTGATTTATATCGGTTTTGTGGCGATTGTACAAAAAGACATGAAGAAATTGGTGGCTTATTCGTCGATTTCACACATGGGTTTTGTCACATTGGGCTTTTTTATCGCGTTCAAAATTCTGGCTAATCCCGATCTCACCAATGAAGCGGCCATGAGTGGCGCAATGTTGGGCGTTTCGGGGGGGATTATTCAGATGATTTCCCATGGTTTTATCTCTGGTGCGATGTTCTTATGTATTGGGGTATTGTATGACCGTATGCACACGCGCCAAATTGCAGATTATGGTGGAGTCGCCAATAAAATGCCGCGTTTTGCGCTGTTTGCGGTACTGTTTGCCATGGCCAATGCGGGTTTACCCGGCACCTCTGGATTTGTAGGGGAATTTATGGTGATTTTAGGCAGTATGCAGGCGAATTTCTGGATCGCATTTTTGGCCGCCACGACTTTAATTTTAGGCGCGGCTTATACGCTGTGGATGGTCAAACGGGTGATTTTCGGCGCAGTCGCTAATGATCATGTGGCCAGTTTGACT of Thioflexithrix psekupsensis contains these proteins:
- a CDS encoding NADH-quinone oxidoreductase subunit M, encoding MFADLPLLSLLIWVPILGGIWVLLAGDALARPIALLVSLVVFVLSLPLFFAFDTTTAAMQFTERLPWLPKLDIYYHLGVDGISMPLILLTSFTTILVVLAAWEVIQYRAAHYLAAFLMMEGLMIGVFSALDAILFYVLWEAMLIPMFIIIGIWGGERRVYATIKFFLYTFLGSVFMLVALLYLYAKSGSFAILDHHALAIPLDVQIWIFLAFLVAFAVKVPMWPVHTWLPDAHVEAPTGGSVVLAAIMLKMGTYGFLRFSLPITPDASRELDWLMIVLSLIAVIYIGFVAIVQKDMKKLVAYSSISHMGFVTLGFFIAFKILANPDLTNEAAMSGAMLGVSGGIIQMISHGFISGAMFLCIGVLYDRMHTRQIADYGGVANKMPRFALFAVLFAMANAGLPGTSGFVGEFMVILGSMQANFWIAFLAATTLILGAAYTLWMVKRVIFGAVANDHVASLTDINAREVLILTILAIAVLAMGIWPGPVLEVVEPSVQQLLEHISRTKVM